From Megalops cyprinoides isolate fMegCyp1 chromosome 18, fMegCyp1.pri, whole genome shotgun sequence, one genomic window encodes:
- the oxa1l gene encoding mitochondrial inner membrane protein OXA1L, whose translation MTALLSRTIWCSLSRSFLRNSHRSGIDAHHLTKKQSQWLPQQSLLHTIGGVRAHLSGSRVGRHHHGRLLLVSAVSVRNGSSQISVEMVSTPDPAQDTPAPHFDSGLGIVPDHTSALSQPITEQVAEAAPTALDVLQGVGPELSLSELGLGSYTPVGLVQNVLEFMHVDVGLPWWGAIVAGTVLARCAVLPVIVKGQREAAKLNNVLPEITKITHRLNEAKRSGNQLEFAKASSDMMLFQKEHDVNPLRGFLVPLVQLPVFISFFIALRNMSCLPVPSMQSGGLWWFPDLTVADPFYILPLAVTGTMFAVLELGAESGVNNPNMQMMKTVLRIMPFVVFPITINFPTAVFTYWLTSNVFSLGQVALLRHPAVRQRLNIPERVTHPPAASPDAVTPPPEGFIKSFKTAWKNAQLAGQLEERNKRVKDHLDIAARGPVSPTFSHSPLQQKTLPSVTDKPANPESPVAPVSRKKSWEETIG comes from the exons ATGACTGCGCTCTTGAGTAGGACGATTTGGTGCTCTCTGTCGAGATCTTTCCTTAGAAATTCTCACAGATCGGGAATCGATGCACATCACCTCACCAAGAAACAGAGCCAG TGGTTACCGCAGCAGTCGCTCCTGCACACCATTGGAGGAGTCAGGGCGCATCTCAGCGGGTCAAGGGTCGGACGACATCACCATGGAAGGTTGCTATTGGTCAGCGCCGTGTCAGTCAGGAACGGTAGCTCCCAG ATTTCGGTTGAAATGGTTTCCACCCCAGACCCGGCCCAGGATACACCCGCCCCCCACTTTGATTCTGGCCTCGGCATTGTGCCTGACCACACCTCTGCACTctcacagccaatcactgaGCAGGTAGCAGAGGCTGCCCCTACGGCACTGGATGtgctgcagggggtggggcctgAGCTCAGCCTATCGGAGCTGGGCTTGGGGAGCTACACCCCAGTGGGGCTGGTTCAGAACGTGCTGGAGTTCATGCATGTAGACGTCGGGCTTCCCTGGTGGGGAGCCATCGTTGCTG GCACGGTGCTGGCCCGGTGTGCGGTGTTACCGGTCATAGTGAAGGGGCAGCGGGAAGCTGCCAAACTTAACAACGTGCTGCCAGAGATCACCAAAATCACCCACCGTCTGAACGAGGCCAAGCGCAGCGGCAACCAGCTCGAGT TCGCTAAGGCATCCTCCGACATGATGCTGTTCCAGAAGGAGCACGATGTGAACCCACTGCGCGGGTTTCTGGTGCCTCTGGTGCAG ctgcCCGTCTTCATCTCCTTCTTCATCGCCCTCAGGAATATGTCCTGCCTCccagttcccagcatgcaaagcGGGGGACTGTGGTGGTTCCCTGACCTCACTGTGGCCGATCCCTTCTACATCCTTCCCCTGGCAGTGACCGGGACCATGTTTGCTGTTCTGGAG TTAGGGGCGGAGTCGGGAGTTAATAACCCAAACATGCAAATGATGAAGACAGTCTTGAGGATCATGCCCTTTGTCGTCTTCCCCATCACCATCAACTTCCCCACG GCTGTGTTCACCTACTGGTTGACCTCTAACGTCTTCTCGCTGGGTCAGGTGGCCCTGCTGAGACACCCGGCGGTCAGACAGAGGCTGAACATCCCTGAGCGGGTCACCCACCCACCCGCCGCCTCGCCAGATGCTGTCACACCACCCCCTGAGGGCTTCATCAAGAGCTTCAAGACCg cgTGGAAGAACGCTCAGCTCGCTGGACAGCTAGAGGAAAGGAATAAGAGGGTCAAGGACCACCTGGACATTGCTGCCAGGG GCCCTGTCAGCCCGACCTTCTCCCACAGTCCCTTGCAGCAGAAAACACTCCCCAGTGTGACAGATAAACCAGCCAATCCTGAGTCCCCTGTAGCACCAGTGAGCAGGAAGAAGTCATGGGAGGAGACGATTGGATAG
- the zgc:194655 gene encoding ubiquitin, protein MGKIYQVIVNGLRGEKIAVDLGHSVEDLNSTTVLQLKKKIAEKLPGDSGDNVEGLRLIFTDKQLEDDCKLSQYGIQDKSVIQLVLRLPGGQRAWL, encoded by the exons ATGGGAAAGATTTACCAGGTAATTGTGAATGGACTAAGAGGGGAGAAAATAGCTGTTGATCTGGGACATTCAGTGGAGGATCTGAACTCAACAACAGTTCTGCAACTCAAGAAGAAGATTGCTGAAAAACTACCAGGCGATTCAG gggACAACGTGGAGGGGCTGAGGCTGATTTTCACAGACAAGCAGCTGGAGGATGACTGCAAGCTCTCTCAGTACGGGATCCAGGACAAGTCCGTGATCCAGCTGGTGCTGCGGTTgccagggggacagagggcCTGGCTCTGA
- the si:ch211-212k18.15 gene encoding probable E3 ubiquitin-protein ligase RNF144A-A, producing MTTQQQEQEKRYDPQRDSTLKFVTRQDDITLDDDPNTLRAEMSCGHAVTPQSLTAWCRSLLDQGQHRFFCPALKDGTLQKCEAEWTYQEVRKLALLNAQEQQYFEETLAALAAAEYCEYKSCPGCKTCVEREDLCNLCVHCTICTAETGRVYEFCWQCLRQWKGPGPRSDRCDNDGCTNKDLQLLGKCATTALPQVPGVTECPSIRACPTCGLLVEHDRTGCKNILCSRCQREFCFVCLKLTPVCLQTSTHFVPCSDGIAPRQTAIPSWNRHNV from the exons ATGACAACTcaacagcaggagcaggagaagcgCTACGACCCCCAAAGAGACAGCACCCTAAAATTTGTCACCAGACAGGATGACATCA CCCTGGATGACGACCCTAACACTCTGAGGGCAGAGATGTCCTGTGGTCACGCGGTCACCCCCCAGTCACTGACCGCATGGTGCAGGAGTCTTCTCGATCAG GGACAGCACCGGTTCTTCTGCCCCGCGCTCAAAGATGGCACATTGCAGAAGTGTGAGGCAGAGTGGACCTATCAGGAGGTCCGAAAACTGGCCCTGCTGAATGCTCAGGAACAGCAGTACTTTGAGGAAACCCTGGCGGCCCTGGCTGCAGCAGAATACTGCGAGTACAAGTCT TGTCCAGGGTGTAAGAcgtgtgtggagagagaggacctGTGCAACCTGTGTGTACACTGCACTATCTGCACCGCGGAGACGGGCCGGGTCTACGAGTTCTGCTGGCAGTGCCTGAGGCAGTGGAAGGGGCCCGGGCCCCGCTCCGATCGCTGCGACAACGACGGCTGCACCAATAAggacctgcagctgctggggaaGTGTGCCACCACCGCCCTGCCGCAGGTGCCGGGCGTGACCGAGTGCCCGTCCATTCGCGCCTGCCCCACCTGCGGCCTGCTGGTGGAGCACGACCGCACCGGGTGCAAGAACATTCTGTGCTCTCGCTGCCAGAGGGAGTTCTGCTTCGTCTGCCTGAAGCTCACGCCCGTCTGCCTGCAGACCAGCACCCACTTCGTGCCCTGCTCTGACGGCATCGCACCCCGGCAGACAGCAATACCCTCCTGGAACAGACACAATGTCTAA
- the LOC118793511 gene encoding ubiquitin carboxyl-terminal hydrolase 47, with protein sequence MTKEFREAVDRQDSEVGGVVLQLKKLFATLKSGHTASTQELTHTLCIRNVFEQQDAAEYFQRILSSVSRELSTLYRGAVRNTTTCQQGCHDTSEEECPFMVLPLSIDAPSDHHIYRVEDGWKAFFKPSVLDGDNQMYCDICEQKTDTEMRCEIKEYPKILTLQLKRFAFDYSWMTYVKNDCEADIPRTLTIEKYKYELYAITNHSGTYTGGHYNALIRSYEDHSWYCFDDTNVGKISDEWLLMYQPNPHYNPPKIRSRNAYLLMYEREDFPGPDSPVTPVTPETPVAPVTHVTPVMPVTLVQGSSITSPSDPQERQLTATQQSSNCQNLAAPVIRTQKGSQKHRRHRRSKKRRRRRRHRRHRGQRV encoded by the exons ATGACCAAAGAATTCCGAGAAGCAGTAGACAG GCAGGACAGTGAAGTGGGAGGTGTTGTACTGCAGCTGAAGAAGCTATTTGCCACTCTAAAGAGTGGACACACAGCCAGCACCCAggagctcacacacaccctctgcatTCGAAATG tgtttgAACAACAGGACGCAGCAGAATATTTTCAGCGGATTTTAAGCAGCGTCAGCCGTGAGCTCTCCACG CTGTACCGAGGTGCAGTCAGAAACACAACAACGTGTCAGCAGGGTTGCCATGACACCAGTGAGGAGGAATGCCCCTTTATGGTGCTGCccctctccattgacgccccCAGCGATCACCACATATACAGGGTG GAGGATGGATGGAAGGCGTTTTTCAAACCTTCAGTCTTAGACGGAGACAATCAGATGTACTGTGACATCTGTGAGcagaagacagacacagagatg AGATGTGAAATAAAGGAGTATCCCAAGATCCTGACGCTGCAGCTGAAGAGGTTTGCCTTTGACTACTCCTGGATGACGTATGTGAAGAATGACTGTGAGGCGGATATTCCTCGCACACTAACGATTGAG AAATACAAGTATGAGCTCTACGCCATCACTAACCACTCAGGAACCTACACAGGCGGGCATTACAATGCACTTATCAGATCATACGAGGACCACAGCTGGTACTGTTTCGACGACACTAATGTTGGGAAG ATCTCAGATGAATGGCTTCTCATGTACCAGCCCAATCCACACTATAACCCACCAAAAATAAG ATCCCGAAATGCGTATTTGCTCATGTATGAGAGAG AGGACTTCCCTGGCCCAGACTCACCTGTGACACCTGTAACACCTGAAACACCTGTTGCTCCCGTCACGCATGTCACACCTGTAATGCCTGTAACGCTTGTACAGGGCAGCTCTATAACTTCTCCCAGTGACCCACAAGAGCGGCAGCTCACTGCCACCCAGCAATCCAGTAACTGCCAGAACCTTGCGGCCCCCGTGATACGGACTCAGAAAGGCAGCCAAAAGCACCGGAGACACAGAAGATCTAAAAAACGGAGGAGGCGTCGCAGACACCGCAGGCATAGGGGTCAAAGGGTCTAA